From the genome of Amycolatopsis sp. NBC_01488, one region includes:
- a CDS encoding acyl-CoA dehydrogenase family protein, which produces MNAMNFVEPEERIALRKAVAELGAKYGHEYYARKARADEKTHELWDEAGRLGYLGVNIPEEYGGGGAGIADLAAVLEELAAAGSPLLLMVVSPAICGTVISRFGTKEQKKQWLPGIADGTKRMVFAITEPDAGSNSHKITTTAKRDGDGWVLSGRKVFISGVDEADAVLVVGRTEDARTGRLKPALFILPTGTEGFEYTKIPMDIVAPENQFSLFLDDVKLPAEALVGEEDAAIAQLFAGLNPERIMGASFSLGIARYALAKAVGYANQRQVWGTPIGAHQGLAHPLAEIKIELELAKLMTQKAASLYDSGDDFGAGESANMAKYAAAEVAIRATDQAVQTHGGNGLATEYGLGTLVTAVRLGRIAPVSREMVLNFVGQHSLGLPKSY; this is translated from the coding sequence ATGAACGCCATGAACTTCGTCGAGCCGGAGGAGCGGATCGCGCTCCGCAAGGCCGTCGCCGAACTGGGCGCCAAGTACGGGCACGAGTACTACGCTCGCAAGGCCCGGGCGGACGAGAAGACGCACGAACTCTGGGACGAAGCGGGGCGGCTGGGCTACCTCGGCGTCAACATCCCCGAGGAGTACGGCGGCGGTGGCGCGGGCATCGCCGACCTCGCCGCGGTGCTCGAAGAACTCGCCGCCGCCGGCTCGCCGCTGCTGCTCATGGTCGTTTCGCCGGCCATCTGCGGCACCGTGATCTCCCGCTTCGGCACCAAAGAGCAGAAGAAGCAGTGGCTGCCGGGCATCGCCGACGGTACCAAGCGGATGGTCTTCGCGATCACCGAACCGGACGCCGGGTCGAACTCGCACAAGATCACCACCACCGCGAAGCGCGACGGCGACGGCTGGGTCCTCAGTGGACGCAAGGTCTTCATCTCCGGCGTCGACGAGGCCGACGCCGTGCTCGTCGTCGGCCGCACCGAGGACGCCAGGACCGGGCGGCTCAAGCCCGCGCTGTTCATCCTGCCGACCGGCACCGAGGGCTTCGAGTACACGAAGATCCCGATGGACATCGTCGCGCCGGAGAACCAGTTCTCGCTGTTCCTCGACGACGTCAAGCTCCCGGCCGAAGCGCTGGTCGGCGAGGAGGACGCGGCGATCGCACAGCTGTTCGCGGGCCTCAACCCGGAACGCATCATGGGCGCGTCGTTCTCCCTCGGCATCGCGCGGTACGCGCTCGCCAAGGCCGTCGGCTACGCGAACCAGCGCCAGGTCTGGGGCACGCCGATCGGCGCCCACCAGGGCCTCGCGCACCCCCTGGCCGAGATCAAGATCGAGCTGGAGCTGGCCAAGCTGATGACGCAGAAGGCCGCGTCGCTCTACGACTCCGGCGACGACTTCGGCGCGGGCGAGTCGGCCAACATGGCCAAGTACGCCGCCGCCGAGGTGGCGATCCGGGCCACCGACCAGGCCGTGCAGACCCACGGCGGCAACGGCCTCGCCACCGAGTACGGCCTCGGCACGCTCGTCACCGCCGTCCGGCTCGGCCGGATCGCCCCGGTGAGCCGCGAGATGGTGCTCAACTTCGTCGGCCAGCACAGCCTCGGCCTCCCGAAGTCCTACTAG
- a CDS encoding TetR/AcrR family transcriptional regulator, producing MTGVREPQQERSRTTRRRLIEAALDSFGERGWHGVTVAGIAERAGVSRGAAQHHFPTREDLVVAAVDLLGQSQIDELRAQAADLPTGASRIERVVEMVLNLYTGPLFRAALQLWSIAATDESLRDVLVPLEARVGREAHRVAVELLGVDESRPGVRELVQATLDLGRGLGLANLLTDDARRRKQIVREWARTLELRLG from the coding sequence TTGACCGGCGTCCGCGAACCCCAGCAGGAGCGCAGCCGCACCACCCGGCGGCGGCTGATCGAGGCCGCGCTCGACAGCTTCGGCGAGCGTGGCTGGCACGGCGTGACCGTGGCCGGCATCGCCGAGCGGGCCGGCGTCTCGCGCGGCGCGGCCCAGCACCACTTCCCGACGCGGGAGGACCTCGTGGTGGCGGCGGTCGACCTGCTCGGGCAGTCGCAGATCGACGAGCTGCGCGCCCAGGCCGCGGACCTGCCGACCGGGGCGTCGCGCATCGAGCGGGTCGTCGAGATGGTGCTCAACCTGTACACGGGCCCGCTGTTCCGCGCGGCCCTGCAGCTGTGGTCGATCGCGGCGACCGACGAGTCGCTGCGGGACGTGCTCGTGCCGCTGGAAGCGCGGGTCGGGCGCGAGGCGCACCGGGTGGCGGTGGAGCTGCTCGGCGTCGACGAGTCCCGCCCGGGCGTGCGCGAACTGGTCCAGGCCACTCTCGACCTCGGCCGCGGGCTGGGCCTGGCAAACCTGCTCACGGACGACGCGCGCCGGCGCAAGCAGATCGTGCGGGAGTGGGCACGGACGCTGGAGCTGCGGCTCGGGTGA
- a CDS encoding TIGR03084 family metal-binding protein, producing the protein MADLGVILGDLDAETQAIDDVVANLPASDWARGTPAEGWTIAHQISHLAWTDRKALIAAAHPEDWQAEVEELLKAGETYVDDGAAAGAERPPHEILREWREGRAALAEALAAVPDGQKLPWYGPPMSAASMATARMMETWAHGQDVFDALGLTREPTARLWHIARFGTRTRDFAYKLNSLAPPAEEFRVELTAPDGSTWAFGPEDAEQKLTGSALDFCLVVTQRRHPADTDLVAHGADVEEWLGIAQAFAGPPGEGRKPGQFA; encoded by the coding sequence ATGGCGGACCTCGGCGTGATCCTCGGGGATCTCGACGCGGAGACACAGGCGATCGACGACGTGGTGGCGAACCTGCCCGCGTCCGACTGGGCGCGCGGAACACCGGCCGAAGGGTGGACCATCGCGCACCAGATCTCGCACCTGGCCTGGACCGATCGCAAAGCCCTCATCGCGGCGGCCCACCCGGAAGACTGGCAGGCCGAGGTCGAGGAGCTGCTCAAGGCGGGCGAGACCTACGTCGACGACGGTGCCGCCGCCGGGGCCGAACGGCCGCCGCACGAAATCCTCCGGGAGTGGCGGGAAGGCCGAGCGGCGCTGGCCGAAGCCCTCGCCGCCGTGCCGGACGGGCAGAAGCTGCCCTGGTACGGCCCGCCGATGAGCGCCGCGTCGATGGCGACCGCGCGGATGATGGAGACGTGGGCGCACGGCCAGGACGTCTTCGACGCGCTCGGCCTGACCCGCGAGCCGACCGCGCGGCTGTGGCACATCGCCCGCTTCGGCACGCGCACCCGCGACTTCGCCTACAAGCTCAACTCGCTCGCGCCCCCGGCCGAGGAGTTCCGCGTCGAACTGACCGCGCCCGACGGCTCCACCTGGGCCTTCGGCCCGGAGGACGCCGAGCAGAAGCTCACCGGCAGCGCGCTGGACTTCTGCCTGGTCGTCACGCAGCGGCGGCACCCGGCCGACACCGACCTGGTCGCGCACGGCGCCGACGTCGAGGAATGGCTGGGCATCGCGCAGGCCTTCGCCGGGCCGCCCGGGGAAGGCCGCAAGCCGGGACAGTTCGCATGA
- a CDS encoding acyclic terpene utilization AtuA family protein — MTYRIGNASGFYGDRFSAVREMLTGGPLDVLTGDYLAELTMLILGRDRMKDANRGYAKTFLRQMEENLGLAQENGVKIVANAGGLNPAGLADALRELAAKLGLDVKIAHVEGDDLVARAEELELGKPLTANAYLGAWGIVECLNAGAEVVVTGRVTDASVIVGPAAAHYGWARDDFDALAGAVAAGHVIECGAQATGGNYAFFTEHALGVPGFPIAEIEADGTSVITKHAGTGGVVNTGTVTAQLLYEITGARYAGPDVTTRFDTLSLAEDGPDRVRISGVRGEAPPPTLKVALNTLGGFRNETTFVLTGLDIEAKAALVREQLEASMKDRPPADVRWTLARTDHADADTEQTASALLHVAVKDADPKVAGRAFTGAAVELALASYPGFHVTAPPSDASPYGVYTAAYVDARQVPHVAVLPDGMRVDIAPSTSTLDLSDVDEPALPEPLDHGRVRRVPLGTIAGARSGDKGGNANLGVWVRSEEAWRWLVHRLTVAEFKLLLPETADLPVTRYLLPNLRAMNFVVEGILGEGVASQARFDPQAKAFGEWLRSREIDVPEVLL; from the coding sequence ATGACGTACCGCATCGGCAACGCGTCGGGCTTCTACGGTGACCGCTTCTCCGCGGTCCGCGAGATGCTCACCGGCGGGCCCCTGGACGTCCTGACCGGCGACTACCTGGCCGAGCTGACCATGCTGATCCTCGGCCGCGACCGGATGAAGGACGCGAACCGCGGCTACGCCAAGACGTTCCTGCGCCAGATGGAGGAAAACCTCGGGCTCGCGCAGGAAAACGGCGTCAAGATCGTCGCCAACGCCGGCGGGCTCAACCCGGCCGGGCTCGCGGACGCGCTTCGCGAACTGGCCGCGAAGCTCGGGCTCGACGTAAAGATCGCGCACGTCGAAGGCGACGACCTGGTGGCTCGCGCCGAGGAGCTGGAACTCGGGAAACCGTTGACCGCCAACGCGTATCTCGGCGCTTGGGGCATCGTCGAGTGCCTGAACGCGGGCGCCGAGGTCGTCGTCACCGGCCGGGTCACCGACGCCTCGGTGATCGTCGGGCCGGCCGCCGCGCACTACGGCTGGGCCCGCGACGACTTCGATGCCCTCGCCGGTGCGGTCGCCGCCGGGCACGTCATCGAATGCGGCGCCCAGGCCACCGGCGGCAACTACGCCTTCTTCACCGAGCACGCCCTGGGCGTGCCGGGGTTCCCGATCGCCGAGATCGAGGCCGACGGCACCAGCGTCATCACCAAGCACGCGGGCACCGGGGGCGTGGTCAACACCGGGACGGTCACCGCGCAGCTGCTGTACGAGATCACCGGGGCGCGCTACGCCGGACCTGACGTGACCACGCGGTTCGACACGCTCTCGCTGGCCGAAGACGGACCCGACCGGGTTCGCATCTCCGGCGTCCGCGGCGAAGCTCCGCCGCCGACGCTGAAGGTCGCGCTGAACACCCTCGGCGGGTTCCGCAACGAGACGACGTTCGTCCTCACCGGACTCGACATCGAGGCGAAAGCCGCGCTGGTGCGCGAACAACTCGAAGCGTCCATGAAGGACCGGCCGCCCGCCGACGTCCGCTGGACGCTGGCCCGGACCGACCACGCCGACGCGGACACCGAGCAGACCGCCAGCGCGCTGCTGCACGTCGCCGTCAAGGACGCCGACCCGAAGGTGGCCGGGCGCGCGTTCACCGGCGCCGCCGTCGAGCTGGCTCTGGCCAGCTACCCCGGCTTCCACGTCACCGCGCCGCCGTCCGACGCCTCGCCGTACGGCGTCTACACCGCGGCCTATGTGGACGCTCGGCAGGTGCCGCACGTCGCCGTGCTGCCGGACGGGATGCGAGTCGACATCGCGCCTTCGACGTCCACGCTGGACTTGTCCGATGTGGACGAGCCCGCGCTGCCCGAACCCCTCGACCACGGCCGGGTGCGGCGGGTACCGCTGGGCACGATCGCCGGCGCGCGCAGCGGCGACAAGGGCGGCAACGCCAACCTCGGCGTCTGGGTGCGTTCGGAAGAAGCGTGGCGCTGGCTGGTGCACCGGCTGACCGTCGCCGAGTTCAAGCTGCTGCTGCCCGAGACCGCCGACTTGCCGGTGACGCGCTACCTCCTGCCGAACCTGCGGGCGATGAACTTCGTCGTCGAAGGCATCCTCGGCGAGGGCGTCGCGTCGCAGGCGCGGTTCGACCCGCAGGCCAAGGCCTTCGGGGAATGGCTCCGCTCCCGCGAGATCGACGTCCCCGAGGTGCTCCTGTGA
- the map gene encoding type I methionyl aminopeptidase has product MIELKTPVEIDRMHVTGRFVAEILTEVGRLADVGVNLMDLEHHARGMIKRRGAESCYWDYAPSFGKGPFRNVICLSVNDAVLHGLPHDYVLRDGDVLTADLAVSIDGWAADSARTVIVGTPAEEDLRIVRATEEALEAAIEAARPGNRLGDISAAIGAVAREYGYPVNTEFGGHGIGRTMHEDLHVPNKGAPGRGMKLRPGLTLALEPWFARTTDRIVYDPDGWTIRSADGSRTAHSEHTVAVTEGAARVLTRREGESNT; this is encoded by the coding sequence GTGATCGAACTGAAGACGCCTGTGGAGATCGACCGCATGCACGTGACGGGGCGCTTCGTCGCCGAGATCCTCACCGAGGTGGGCAGGCTCGCCGACGTCGGCGTCAACCTCATGGATCTCGAGCACCACGCGCGCGGGATGATCAAGCGGCGCGGAGCCGAGTCGTGCTACTGGGACTACGCGCCGTCGTTCGGCAAGGGCCCGTTCCGCAACGTCATCTGCCTGTCGGTCAACGACGCCGTCCTCCACGGCCTGCCGCACGACTACGTGCTGCGCGACGGCGACGTGCTGACCGCCGACCTCGCGGTCAGCATCGACGGGTGGGCGGCCGACTCGGCGCGCACGGTCATCGTCGGCACGCCCGCCGAGGAGGACCTGCGGATCGTCCGAGCCACCGAGGAAGCCCTGGAGGCGGCGATCGAAGCGGCCCGCCCCGGCAACCGGCTGGGCGACATCTCCGCGGCGATCGGGGCGGTGGCCCGCGAGTACGGCTATCCGGTCAACACCGAGTTCGGCGGGCACGGCATCGGCCGCACCATGCACGAGGACCTGCACGTGCCCAACAAGGGCGCGCCCGGGCGCGGGATGAAGCTCCGGCCGGGCCTGACGCTCGCGCTCGAACCCTGGTTCGCGCGCACGACCGACCGGATCGTCTACGACCCCGACGGCTGGACCATCCGTTCGGCGGACGGCTCCCGCACGGCCCACTCCGAGCACACGGTCGCCGTCACCGAAGGCGCGGCCCGGGTGCTCACCCGGCGGGAAGGCGAATCGAACACCTGA
- a CDS encoding acyl-CoA carboxylase subunit beta produces the protein MTALRSTVDIRTAEFGANREAMLEKLAEIDAEQAKAVAGGGEKYVERHRKRGKLLARERIELLLDADSPFLELSPLAAWGSDYRVGASLVTGIGVVEGVECLVSASDPTVKGGASNPWTAKKSYRAADIAAQNRLPTINLVESGGADLPTQKEIFIPGGRIFRDITRASAAGCPTVALVFGNSTAGGAYLPGMSDYVVMVKERAKVFLGGPPLVKMATGEESDDESLGGAEMHARTSGLADYLAVDEQDAIRLGRNIVKRLNWTKQGPSPKPDYAEPLYDAEDLLGIVPPDLKVPFDPREVIARVVDGSDFDEFKPLYGSSLVTGWASIHGYPVGVLANAQGVLFGEESQKAAQFIQLANQIDTPLVFLHNTTGYMVGKEYEQSGIIKHGAMMINAVSNSKVPHLSVLMGASYGAGHYGMCGRAYDPRFLFAWPSAKSAVMGPAQLAGVLSIVARAAAESRGQEYNEEHDQAMRAMVEGQIEAESMPMFLSGMLYDDGIIDPRDTRTVLGLSLSAIHNGPVKGAEGFGVFRM, from the coding sequence ATGACCGCTCTCAGGTCCACAGTGGACATACGGACCGCCGAGTTCGGCGCCAACCGCGAGGCGATGCTGGAGAAGCTCGCCGAGATCGACGCCGAACAGGCCAAGGCCGTGGCCGGTGGCGGTGAGAAGTACGTCGAACGGCACCGCAAACGCGGCAAGCTCCTGGCCCGCGAACGGATCGAGCTGCTGCTCGACGCGGACTCGCCGTTCCTGGAGCTGTCGCCGCTGGCGGCCTGGGGCTCGGACTACCGCGTCGGCGCGAGCCTGGTGACCGGCATCGGCGTCGTCGAGGGCGTCGAGTGCCTGGTCTCGGCCAGCGACCCGACGGTCAAGGGCGGCGCGAGCAACCCCTGGACGGCCAAGAAGTCCTACCGGGCGGCGGACATCGCCGCGCAGAACCGGCTGCCGACGATCAACCTCGTCGAGTCCGGCGGCGCGGACCTGCCGACGCAGAAGGAGATCTTCATCCCGGGCGGCCGGATCTTCCGCGACATCACGCGGGCGTCGGCCGCGGGCTGCCCGACGGTCGCGCTGGTCTTCGGCAACTCCACGGCCGGTGGGGCGTACCTGCCGGGCATGTCGGACTACGTCGTCATGGTCAAGGAACGCGCGAAGGTGTTCCTCGGCGGGCCGCCGCTGGTCAAGATGGCGACCGGCGAGGAGTCCGACGACGAGTCGCTCGGCGGCGCCGAGATGCACGCGCGGACCTCCGGCCTGGCCGACTACCTGGCCGTCGACGAGCAGGACGCGATCCGCCTGGGCCGGAACATCGTCAAACGGCTCAATTGGACGAAGCAAGGACCGTCTCCGAAACCGGACTACGCCGAGCCGTTGTACGACGCCGAGGACCTGCTCGGCATCGTGCCGCCCGACCTCAAGGTGCCGTTCGACCCGCGCGAGGTGATCGCCCGCGTCGTCGACGGCTCCGACTTCGACGAGTTCAAGCCGCTGTACGGATCGAGCCTGGTGACGGGCTGGGCGAGCATCCACGGCTACCCGGTCGGCGTCCTGGCCAACGCGCAGGGCGTGCTGTTCGGCGAGGAGTCGCAGAAGGCCGCGCAGTTCATCCAGCTGGCCAACCAGATCGACACGCCGCTGGTCTTCCTGCACAACACGACCGGCTACATGGTTGGCAAGGAGTACGAGCAGAGCGGCATCATCAAGCACGGCGCGATGATGATCAACGCCGTCTCGAACTCGAAGGTGCCGCACCTGTCCGTCCTCATGGGAGCGTCCTACGGCGCCGGGCACTACGGGATGTGCGGCCGCGCCTACGATCCCCGGTTCCTGTTCGCGTGGCCGAGCGCGAAGTCCGCGGTGATGGGTCCGGCGCAGCTGGCCGGCGTGCTGTCCATCGTGGCCCGCGCGGCCGCCGAAAGCCGCGGCCAGGAGTACAACGAGGAGCACGACCAGGCCATGCGCGCCATGGTGGAAGGCCAGATCGAGGCCGAGTCGATGCCGATGTTCCTCTCCGGCATGCTCTACGACGACGGCATCATCGACCCGCGCGACACCCGCACCGTGCTCGGGCTGAGCCTGTCGGCGATCCACAATGGACCAGTGAAGGGCGCCGAGGGCTTCGGCGTCTTCCGGATGTGA
- a CDS encoding acyl-CoA dehydrogenase family protein, with product MTDPFRTPERAELRKTVRKFVEQEVLPHLDDWERAGELPRDLHRKAGDLGLLGVAFPEEIGGGDGNYLDALVVAEEMHYAGGSGGLFASLFTCGIAVPHIAEADDPVQIERWVRPTLAGAKIGSLAVTEPDGGSDVAGIRTTAVREGDEYVINGAKTFITSGCRADFVTTVVRTGGDGAHGLSLIVVERGTPGFTVSRKLEKMGWLCSDTAELSYVDVRVPVENLVGAENSGFAQVATQFVTERLSLAVQAYAHAQRALDLTLDWCRLRETFGRPLISRQVVQHKLTEMARRVDVARTYTRQAAIRHVSGEEVVAEACFAKNTAVEAAEWVVNEAVQLHGGLGYLRESEVERHYRDVRILGIGGGTTEILTGLAAKRLGYTS from the coding sequence GTGACCGATCCGTTCCGGACGCCCGAGCGGGCCGAGCTGCGCAAGACCGTGCGGAAGTTCGTCGAGCAGGAGGTCCTGCCGCACCTGGACGACTGGGAACGCGCCGGCGAGCTGCCGCGCGACCTGCACCGCAAGGCCGGGGACCTCGGCCTGCTCGGCGTCGCCTTCCCCGAGGAGATCGGCGGCGGCGACGGCAACTACCTCGACGCGCTGGTCGTCGCCGAGGAGATGCACTACGCGGGCGGTTCCGGCGGGCTGTTCGCGTCGCTGTTCACCTGCGGCATCGCCGTCCCGCACATCGCCGAGGCGGACGACCCGGTGCAGATCGAACGCTGGGTGCGGCCGACGCTGGCCGGGGCCAAGATCGGCTCCCTCGCCGTGACCGAGCCGGACGGCGGGTCCGACGTCGCCGGGATCCGGACCACCGCCGTCCGCGAGGGCGACGAGTACGTGATCAACGGCGCCAAGACGTTCATCACCTCGGGGTGCCGCGCGGATTTCGTCACGACGGTCGTGCGCACCGGCGGCGACGGCGCGCACGGGCTGTCGCTGATCGTCGTCGAACGCGGGACGCCCGGCTTCACCGTGTCCCGGAAGCTGGAGAAGATGGGCTGGCTCTGCTCCGACACCGCCGAACTGTCCTACGTGGACGTCCGGGTGCCAGTGGAGAACCTGGTCGGTGCCGAGAACAGCGGGTTCGCGCAGGTGGCCACGCAGTTCGTCACCGAACGGCTTTCGCTGGCCGTGCAGGCGTATGCGCACGCTCAGCGAGCGCTCGACCTGACGCTGGACTGGTGCCGGTTGCGCGAGACGTTCGGCCGTCCGCTCATCTCGCGGCAGGTCGTGCAGCACAAGCTCACCGAGATGGCGCGCCGCGTGGACGTGGCCCGGACCTACACGCGGCAGGCCGCGATCCGGCACGTCTCGGGAGAGGAAGTCGTCGCCGAGGCCTGTTTCGCCAAGAACACCGCCGTCGAGGCCGCCGAGTGGGTGGTCAACGAGGCCGTCCAGCTGCACGGCGGGCTCGGCTACCTGCGCGAGTCCGAAGTGGAGCGCCACTACCGCGACGTCCGGATCCTCGGCATCGGCGGCGGCACCACCGAGATCCTCACCGGCCTGGCCGCGAAGCGATTGGGATACACTTCATGA
- a CDS encoding acetyl/propionyl/methylcrotonyl-CoA carboxylase subunit alpha: protein MIQNLLVANRGEIARRVFRSCRDAGIGTVAVFSDADAAAPHALEADAAVRLPGNAPSETYLRAELLVKAAADTGADAVHPGYGFLSENAAFARAVLDAGLTWVGPPPEAIETMGSKVESKRLMAAAGVPVLSELDPASVTSDDLPLLVKASAGGGGRGMRVVRELDELTEAVEGAGAEAGSAFGDPTVFCERYLETGRHIEVQVLADRHGTVWAVGERECSIQRRHQKVVEEAPSPFVDAGMREELFDAARKAAKAIDYVGAGTVEFLAGPDGRFYFLEMNTRLQVEHPVTENVTGLDLVALQLRIAEGERLPADPPPTVGHSIEVRLYAEDPAAGWQPQSGTLHTFEVPDVDRQFTEGAGLRLDSGFESGSVVGVHYDPMLAKVITWAPTRAEAARRLAKALAGAKIHGVVTNRDLLVNILRHEAFLAGQTDTAFFDRHGLDTLAAPLATVDTERVSALAAALADAAGNRASATTQGRLPSGWRNVRSAGQRKVFTAGDREYEVVYSLTRDGLKAEGYDVELVTAEPGRVVLDVAGIRRVFDVARYDGVSYVDSALGSVALTVAPRFADPDAALAAGSLVAPMPGTVVRLAVQAGDPVKAGDPLLWLEAMKMEHRIAAPADGVVAELPVTVGQQVEVGTILAVVGDNA from the coding sequence ATGATCCAGAACCTGCTGGTCGCCAACCGCGGCGAGATCGCCCGCCGGGTCTTCCGCAGCTGCCGCGACGCCGGGATCGGCACGGTGGCGGTGTTCTCCGACGCCGATGCCGCCGCGCCCCATGCGCTGGAAGCCGACGCGGCCGTCCGGCTGCCCGGCAACGCACCGTCCGAGACCTATCTGCGGGCCGAGCTGCTGGTCAAGGCCGCGGCCGACACCGGCGCCGACGCCGTCCACCCCGGCTACGGCTTCCTGTCCGAGAACGCCGCGTTCGCCCGGGCCGTCCTCGACGCCGGGCTGACCTGGGTCGGGCCGCCGCCGGAGGCCATCGAGACCATGGGCTCCAAAGTGGAGTCCAAGCGGCTGATGGCCGCCGCCGGCGTGCCGGTGCTGTCCGAACTGGACCCGGCGTCGGTGACCTCGGACGACCTGCCGTTGCTGGTCAAAGCCTCCGCCGGGGGTGGCGGGCGCGGGATGCGCGTGGTCCGCGAACTCGACGAGCTGACCGAGGCCGTGGAAGGCGCCGGCGCGGAGGCCGGGTCGGCGTTCGGCGACCCGACCGTCTTCTGTGAGCGCTACCTGGAGACCGGACGCCACATCGAGGTCCAGGTGCTCGCCGACCGGCACGGCACGGTGTGGGCGGTGGGGGAGCGGGAGTGCTCCATCCAGCGCCGGCACCAGAAGGTCGTCGAGGAGGCGCCGTCGCCGTTCGTCGACGCGGGGATGCGCGAGGAGCTGTTCGACGCCGCGCGCAAGGCCGCCAAGGCGATCGACTACGTCGGCGCGGGCACGGTCGAATTCCTCGCCGGGCCTGACGGCCGGTTCTACTTCCTCGAGATGAACACCCGGCTGCAGGTCGAGCACCCGGTCACCGAGAACGTCACCGGACTCGACCTGGTCGCGCTGCAGCTGCGGATCGCCGAGGGCGAGCGGCTGCCCGCCGATCCGCCGCCGACCGTCGGCCACTCCATCGAGGTCCGGCTCTACGCCGAGGACCCGGCGGCCGGGTGGCAGCCCCAGAGCGGCACGCTGCACACGTTCGAAGTGCCCGATGTGGACCGCCAGTTCACCGAAGGCGCCGGGCTGCGACTCGACTCGGGCTTCGAGAGCGGGTCCGTCGTCGGCGTGCACTACGACCCCATGCTCGCCAAGGTGATCACCTGGGCACCGACCCGCGCCGAGGCGGCCCGGCGGCTCGCGAAGGCACTGGCGGGGGCGAAGATCCACGGCGTCGTCACCAACCGGGACCTGCTGGTGAACATACTGCGGCACGAGGCTTTCCTCGCGGGGCAGACCGATACTGCGTTCTTCGACCGTCACGGCCTCGACACCCTCGCCGCGCCACTGGCCACAGTGGACACCGAGCGCGTCTCGGCCTTGGCGGCGGCACTGGCGGACGCGGCGGGCAACCGAGCGTCGGCGACCACGCAGGGCAGGTTGCCGAGTGGTTGGCGTAACGTCCGCTCGGCCGGGCAGCGCAAGGTTTTCACCGCGGGCGACCGCGAGTACGAGGTGGTCTACTCGCTGACCCGCGACGGCCTGAAAGCCGAGGGGTACGACGTCGAGCTGGTCACCGCCGAGCCCGGCCGGGTCGTCCTGGACGTCGCGGGGATCCGGCGGGTGTTCGACGTCGCCCGCTACGACGGCGTGTCCTATGTGGACTCGGCGCTCGGGTCGGTGGCGCTGACGGTGGCACCGCGGTTCGCCGACCCGGACGCGGCCCTCGCGGCCGGGTCGCTGGTCGCGCCGATGCCGGGCACCGTCGTCCGGCTGGCGGTGCAGGCCGGGGACCCGGTGAAGGCCGGCGACCCGCTGCTCTGGCTCGAAGCGATGAAGATGGAACACCGGATCGCCGCCCCCGCCGACGGCGTGGTCGCGGAACTCCCGGTGACGGTCGGGCAGCAGGTCGAAGTCGGCACAATTCTGGCTGTGGTGGGAGACAACGCATGA
- a CDS encoding SDR family oxidoreductase: protein MSTLDGKTIIMSGGSRGIGEAIALRAAKDGANIALLAKTAEPHPKLPGTIYTAAEAIEKAGGHALPILGDVRDDDGVAAAVAKTAEQFGGIDIVVNNASAIDLTPTEQVSMKRYDLMQDINARGTFLLSKLAIPHLRRSANAHILTLSPPISLDEKWFTAGHLAYSIAKYSMSLVTVGLAAELRKDGVAVNSLWPRTTIDTAAIRNVVGAELADRSRTPEIMADAAYAILTKPSGEATGNFFLDDEVLRGEGVTDFAKYRIGGAEEDLQLDFWVDPA, encoded by the coding sequence ATGTCTACTTTGGACGGCAAGACGATCATCATGTCCGGCGGCAGCCGCGGCATCGGCGAGGCGATCGCCCTCCGGGCGGCGAAGGACGGCGCGAACATCGCGCTGCTGGCCAAGACCGCCGAACCGCACCCGAAGCTGCCCGGCACGATCTACACGGCGGCCGAGGCGATCGAGAAGGCGGGCGGGCACGCGCTGCCGATCCTCGGCGACGTCCGCGACGACGACGGTGTCGCGGCCGCCGTGGCGAAGACCGCCGAGCAGTTCGGCGGCATCGACATCGTCGTGAACAACGCCAGCGCGATCGACCTGACGCCGACCGAGCAGGTCAGCATGAAGCGCTACGACCTCATGCAGGACATCAACGCACGCGGCACGTTCCTGCTGTCCAAACTGGCCATTCCGCACCTGCGGCGCTCGGCCAACGCCCACATCCTGACCCTGTCGCCGCCGATCAGCCTCGACGAGAAGTGGTTCACCGCCGGGCACCTCGCGTACAGCATCGCGAAGTACTCGATGAGCCTGGTGACCGTCGGGCTCGCGGCGGAACTCAGGAAGGACGGCGTCGCGGTCAACTCGCTGTGGCCGCGCACGACGATCGACACGGCGGCGATCCGCAACGTCGTCGGCGCGGAACTGGCCGACCGCAGCCGGACGCCGGAGATCATGGCCGACGCCGCGTACGCGATCCTCACCAAGCCGAGCGGCGAGGCGACCGGGAACTTCTTCCTCGACGACGAGGTGCTGCGCGGAGAAGGCGTGACGGACTTCGCGAAGTACCGCATCGGCGGTGCGGAGGAGGACCTCCAGCTCGACTTCTGGGTCGACCCGGCTTGA